In the genome of Bradyrhizobium ottawaense, the window TGCCGCAGCTCCACGCGCCGGCGTCCATCTGTCCCTCCAGCATGATCCTGGGATAGACGCCCGCGACCTGATCGTGGATGTCGTCGATCTTCAGCTTGTCGCCCTTCTCGCGCTCGATCTCGATCAGGCGATCGACATTGGCGTTCCTCAGCACGCGCTCGGTGTTGCGCAGGCTGCGCATGATCAGGCGGGTGTCGAGCTCGGTCGCGGCGACCAGCGCATTCTTCACGTTCTGATGCACGGGCGCTTCCTTGGTGGCGATGAAGCGCGTGCCCATGTTCATGCCGGCGGCACCCAGCGACAATGCCGCGACGAGGCTGCGCCCGTCCGCCATGCCGCCGGAGGCGACGAAGGGGATCTTCAATTCCTCCGCCGCGCGCGGCAGCAGGATCATGTTGGGAATGTCGTCCTCGCCGGGATGACCGCCGCACTCGAAGCCGTCGACGCTGACGGCATCGCAGCCGATCCGCTCGGCCTTGAGTGAGTGACGCACCGAGGTGCATTTGTGGATGACCT includes:
- a CDS encoding NAD(P)H-dependent flavin oxidoreductase — its product is MKTAITELFGIEHPIIQGGMHFVGFAELAAAVSNAGGLGIITGLTQKTPELLAKEIARCRDMTDKPFGVNLTFLPTFAAPPYPEYIAAIVEGGIKAVETAGRSPEQYMPALKAAGIKVIHKCTSVRHSLKAERIGCDAVSVDGFECGGHPGEDDIPNMILLPRAAEELKIPFVASGGMADGRSLVAALSLGAAGMNMGTRFIATKEAPVHQNVKNALVAATELDTRLIMRSLRNTERVLRNANVDRLIEIEREKGDKLKIDDIHDQVAGVYPRIMLEGQMDAGAWSCGMVAGLIHDIPSCKELVDRIMTEAEQIIRSRLMGFLDGTAATRKVA